In Acidobacteriota bacterium, the sequence ACAGGCTCAGCACAGAAGATGTCTTGCCAAATCGCGACATCAGCACTCCCGAGGCAGTTGCGCTCTCGGACGAATTTATCGATCAAGTCGAGAAAGCCCTAACTGGAGCTCACCCACAACAGCGTGAGGCTTTCACTCTATTCGCAATCGAGGGCTTCACCATCGAGGAAATCGCTGAGGTTTCAAAGCGCGATCCGGGAGAGATCAAGAAATCCATTAAGGCCGCTCGCGATCTGGTTGACCATAAGCTTCCAAACGGGAATGCACTCAAGAAGCACTTGCTGAATAGCTCACAAGTAGCGTAAGGAGCTACTGGCCACTAGCGAGCTTTCGTGTTCGCCCCTGGTCTTGTTTCCTGCCATCCACTGCCAGTAGCTAGAACCCAGCAGCTCAGTTTATCCTTGTCGGTTTCTTTTTCCCTGGAGGACCGTGCATGTGGTTTTCCCGCAGAGACTTTCTGTCTAGCGCCGCCGTCACGACTGCCTCTCTTGCTTTTAGTCGGGACGCAATCGCTCAACGTCAAAACGGGAATCAGTCATCGATGGGATTGTCTCAGACCAGGGAACTACTGAAGCCCAAGCAGCCGGTCATCATTACCAAGGTTACGGGCAAGCAGTCCATTGACCAGGCCTGGCAGATGCTTAAGGATGGGCAGGACACACTCGACGCCGTTCTACAGGTAGCCAAGGCACAGGAAGATGATCCCAACGATCAGACTGTAGGACTTGGCGGGCTTCCGAATGAAGAAGGGGTCGTGGAGCTTGATTCATGCTGCATGCATGGTCCCACGCGCAAGGCAGGCTCCGTCGGGGGAGTAAGAAATATAAAGAACGTCTGTCTGGTAGCGCGTGATGTGATGCGTCACACCGGGCACGTCATGCTCTGTGGCGAAGGCGCAGAGCGGTTCGCAGTAGCGATGGGATATTCGCGTGAAAACCTCCTGACCGAGCCTTCGCGGAAGATGTGGCTGCTATGGAAGGAGACGAATTCCACGCAGGATTGGTG encodes:
- a CDS encoding glycosylasparaginase, which translates into the protein MWFSRRDFLSSAAVTTASLAFSRDAIAQRQNGNQSSMGLSQTRELLKPKQPVIITKVTGKQSIDQAWQMLKDGQDTLDAVLQVAKAQEDDPNDQTVGLGGLPNEEGVVELDSCCMHGPTRKAGSVGGVRNIKNVCLVARDVMRHTGHVMLCGEGAERFAVAMGYSRENLLTEPSRKMWLLWKETNSTQDWWGPGPDDSHWKTPEPPHITLERKRKKLIKLAADFGIEPGLRERAAEYILFPPSGTIHVSA